A single region of the Enterococcus mundtii genome encodes:
- the mreC gene encoding rod shape-determining protein MreC, translating to MKKFNPNKNIIITLVIVIIVVTVLSVTAAQRANEGKPNFFQSIVNDSVSFVDRTISAPVKWVQNGVDSVHHLFTTYSENERLKEKIDSYDEIAQKNKNMQKEIDALKSELDLSQTLTSYERVTANVITRSPDSWQDLLVVDKGSNDGIEVNMAVMAQKGLVGRVIEVNATSSKVELLTSSNVSSNHFPVRVSSGNGESFGLLKNYDEKLQALVVTQLTGDSEIKEGDVVQTSGLGGNSPADLQIGTVIRTKPDSYGLDREVYVKPYADMYDLPVVTIIKRLVEE from the coding sequence GTGAAGAAGTTCAATCCTAATAAAAATATCATTATTACCTTAGTCATCGTTATTATTGTAGTAACGGTCCTAAGTGTGACAGCTGCCCAGCGAGCGAATGAAGGAAAGCCCAATTTCTTCCAATCTATTGTGAACGACAGTGTCTCTTTTGTCGATCGGACGATTTCTGCTCCGGTCAAATGGGTCCAAAATGGCGTGGATTCAGTACATCATCTTTTCACCACCTATTCAGAAAATGAACGGTTAAAAGAAAAAATCGACAGCTATGATGAGATAGCTCAAAAAAACAAGAACATGCAAAAAGAAATCGATGCACTAAAAAGCGAACTCGATTTAAGCCAAACGTTGACGAGTTATGAAAGAGTCACAGCAAATGTGATCACTCGTTCACCTGACTCATGGCAAGATCTATTAGTCGTCGATAAAGGATCAAATGATGGAATCGAAGTCAATATGGCAGTCATGGCGCAAAAAGGTTTAGTCGGACGTGTCATTGAAGTCAATGCCACTTCTTCTAAAGTAGAATTGCTGACTTCATCAAATGTAAGTTCCAACCATTTTCCTGTCCGCGTATCTTCTGGAAACGGAGAATCTTTCGGTTTACTCAAGAATTATGACGAGAAGTTACAAGCGCTAGTTGTGACACAGCTAACAGGTGACAGTGAAATCAAAGAGGGCGACGTAGTACAAACATCAGGTCTTGGAGGCAACTCGCCAGCAGATCTACAAATCGGTACAGTCATCAGAACAAAACCAGATAGTTATGGGCTAGATCGCGAAGTCTATGTCAAACCTTATGCGGATATGTATGATCTCCCAGTAGTAACGATCATCAAACGTCTTGTGGAGGAATAG
- a CDS encoding L-lactate dehydrogenase, translating to MTANAEKKDHQKVILVGDGAVGSSYAFALVTQNIAQEVGIIDINTAKTEGDAIDLSHALAFTSPKKIYSASYADAHDADLVVITAGAPQKPGETRLDLVNKNLKINREVVTQIVDSGFNGIFLVAANPVDILTYSTWKFSGFPKERVIGSGTSLDSARFRQALAELVDVDARNVHAYILGEHGDSEFPVWSHANVAGLQIYEWVKNNPDVDEEAMVNLFFGVRDAAYTIIEKKGATFYGIAVALARITRAILDDENAVLPLSVYMNGEYGLNDIYIGAPAVINRQGIQKVIEIPLSDSEQDRMAASAKQLKDILDEAFAKLDAE from the coding sequence ATGACTGCAAACGCAGAAAAAAAAGATCATCAAAAAGTAATACTTGTTGGAGACGGTGCTGTAGGTTCTAGCTATGCCTTCGCTTTAGTTACACAAAATATCGCTCAAGAAGTTGGTATCATCGATATCAATACAGCAAAAACTGAAGGAGATGCGATCGACTTATCACACGCTCTAGCATTTACTTCACCTAAAAAAATCTACTCAGCATCTTATGCAGATGCACATGATGCAGACTTAGTCGTTATCACAGCTGGTGCACCACAAAAACCAGGTGAAACACGTTTAGATTTAGTAAATAAAAACTTAAAAATCAACCGCGAAGTTGTTACACAAATCGTTGACTCAGGTTTCAATGGTATTTTCTTAGTTGCTGCTAACCCAGTTGATATTTTAACTTACTCTACTTGGAAATTCTCAGGGTTCCCTAAAGAGCGCGTAATCGGTTCAGGAACTTCACTTGACTCTGCTCGTTTCCGTCAAGCACTTGCTGAATTAGTTGACGTTGATGCACGTAACGTCCATGCGTATATTTTAGGTGAACATGGAGATTCTGAGTTCCCAGTTTGGTCACATGCCAATGTTGCTGGTTTACAAATCTATGAATGGGTGAAAAATAATCCAGACGTGGATGAAGAAGCAATGGTCAACTTATTCTTCGGTGTACGTGACGCTGCTTATACGATCATCGAGAAAAAAGGCGCAACATTCTACGGTATCGCTGTAGCTTTAGCACGTATCACTCGCGCGATCTTAGACGATGAAAATGCAGTTCTTCCATTATCTGTTTATATGAATGGTGAATATGGACTAAACGATATCTATATCGGTGCACCTGCTGTCATCAACCGTCAAGGTATCCAAAAAGTCATTGAAATTCCATTAAGCGACAGCGAACAAGATCGTATGGCCGCTTCAGCAAAACAATTAAAAGATATCTTAGATGAAGCTTTTGCTAAATTGGATGCTGAATAA
- the mreD gene encoding rod shape-determining protein MreD — protein MLKKEKMTIYLPILLFLLMLIDGHFTRMMIRWSSGDYMASAHLLILVLLFCSLSFSKRYLLITTLVLGIIFDSYYIGVIGIYAVALPLLVFIMYGMKSVIHVNIFTEFFSLIIFITGYELFTLIVQMVFKLASVDSTYFITKYLGPTLLLNMVLFALLVFPLKKLFKEGRDRGV, from the coding sequence ATGCTGAAAAAAGAGAAAATGACCATTTATTTGCCGATCCTCCTGTTCCTACTCATGTTGATCGATGGGCACTTTACCCGAATGATGATCAGGTGGTCGAGCGGTGACTACATGGCAAGTGCGCATCTTTTGATATTGGTTTTACTATTTTGCAGTTTGAGTTTTTCCAAACGCTACTTACTGATCACGACATTAGTTTTAGGTATTATCTTTGATTCTTACTATATTGGTGTGATTGGTATTTACGCAGTTGCTTTACCTTTATTAGTATTTATCATGTATGGGATGAAATCGGTCATCCATGTAAATATTTTTACTGAGTTTTTTAGCCTCATCATTTTCATCACAGGCTATGAGTTGTTTACATTGATCGTACAAATGGTATTCAAACTTGCGAGTGTAGATAGTACGTACTTTATCACTAAATATTTAGGCCCAACATTATTATTGAATATGGTATTGTTCGCTCTACTTGTATTCCCATTAAAGAAGCTATTCAAAGAAGGTCGGGACAGAGGTGTTTAG
- the rsgA gene encoding ribosome small subunit-dependent GTPase A: MGFIKGQIRKAISGFYYVYKDGETYQTRGRGNFRNRKITPLVGDQVIFESENKTDGYLLEVLPRKNQLVRPPVANVDLGVVVTSLIEPTFSYNLLDRFLVMLEYESIEPVIYLTKTDLAVDSTQIKEIKETYEKIGYPVIVPRTQGDTDELVRYFPERLTVFMGQSGAGKSTLLNQISPELELETGEISDSLGRGRHTTRHVELLPLYDGLVADTPGFSSIDFLVIEPVELSKQFPEFVDASVDCRFRECMHVKEPDCEVKRRVAAKEIAQTRYDNYLQFLQEVENRKPMYNKKETRRK, encoded by the coding sequence GTGGGTTTCATTAAAGGGCAAATCAGAAAAGCAATAAGTGGATTTTATTACGTATATAAAGATGGAGAGACCTATCAGACACGAGGTCGAGGGAATTTTCGTAATCGAAAGATCACGCCCCTTGTTGGCGATCAAGTCATATTTGAAAGTGAAAACAAGACCGATGGCTATCTACTAGAAGTTTTACCACGTAAAAATCAATTAGTACGACCACCAGTAGCAAATGTTGATTTAGGAGTTGTTGTGACGAGTTTGATCGAACCAACATTCTCTTATAATCTACTCGACCGTTTTTTAGTCATGTTGGAATATGAATCGATCGAGCCAGTGATCTATTTGACGAAAACGGATTTAGCTGTCGATTCTACACAAATAAAAGAAATTAAAGAGACTTACGAAAAAATCGGCTATCCAGTGATCGTCCCTCGCACACAGGGTGACACGGATGAATTAGTTCGCTATTTTCCAGAAAGACTGACTGTTTTCATGGGACAGTCAGGTGCAGGTAAATCGACGTTGCTCAACCAAATCTCACCAGAGCTTGAGTTAGAAACAGGTGAAATATCTGATTCTTTGGGACGTGGACGTCACACGACAAGACATGTCGAGTTATTACCACTCTATGATGGATTGGTTGCCGATACACCAGGTTTCAGTTCTATTGATTTCTTAGTCATCGAACCTGTCGAGTTATCCAAACAATTCCCTGAATTTGTCGATGCTTCTGTAGACTGTCGCTTTAGAGAGTGTATGCACGTAAAAGAGCCAGATTGTGAAGTCAAACGAAGAGTAGCGGCAAAAGAAATTGCACAGACTCGCTATGACAATTACTTGCAATTTTTGCAAGAAGTTGAAAACCGTAAACCGATGTACAACAAAAAAGAAACTAGAAGAAAGTAG
- a CDS encoding M3 family oligoendopeptidase: MTYSLNWDLDSIFPGGSASTELNERLAQLERQIETYYEQINQWSFSSEDIDSLVTILALQEKVTNGFSQCNSYITALLSANVKDSDAKILSGKLYASLPRWQAADTILSKKFAEISDNEWTHLIAQDQLAPIAFRMNEIRRDGARLLSENEEHIINTLSLDGLNAWSSHYDTIVASVTVPFEQEGEIIELSAGQAFNKMMGDPDPEVRKQLFTAWETAWQEKAPLFTDTLNHLDGFRLSTYKLHGTTDFLQKPLEYNRLKKETLDVMWETIQKNKQPLVDYLTRKANLFGKEKMEWQDQDAPIILGDMKEKTFTFDEAAAFIIENFNKFSPKMAEFAQDAFNKSWIEAEDRPGKRPGGYCTELPETQESRIFMTYSNSVNEVATLAHELGHAFHSSTMWDLPALNREYAMNVAETASTFAELIVADATLKAASTKEEKINLLDTKLQNALAMFMNIHSRFIFENQFYTARQKGLVAEQEITDMMIEAQKEGYANALSTYHPYFWAAKLHFFIDDVPFYNFPYTFGYLFSLGIYAYANEQGSSFEQEYIDLLRDTASMTTEELAQKHLGVDLTKPDFWQAGINMVLEDIQNFMELTEEFI, encoded by the coding sequence ATGACTTATTCGCTTAACTGGGATTTAGATTCTATCTTTCCTGGAGGAAGTGCTTCAACTGAATTAAATGAACGTTTGGCTCAATTAGAACGACAAATAGAAACATATTACGAACAAATCAATCAATGGTCATTTTCATCCGAAGATATCGATTCTCTTGTGACGATTTTGGCACTTCAAGAAAAAGTAACCAATGGCTTCAGCCAATGTAATAGTTATATTACTGCTTTATTATCTGCTAATGTAAAAGATTCCGATGCAAAGATTTTGTCTGGTAAACTCTATGCTTCATTACCACGTTGGCAAGCAGCAGATACGATCTTATCGAAAAAATTTGCAGAAATATCTGACAATGAATGGACACACTTGATTGCTCAAGATCAATTAGCTCCGATTGCTTTTCGCATGAACGAAATTCGTCGCGATGGCGCACGCTTGTTATCTGAAAATGAGGAGCACATTATCAATACATTATCTTTGGATGGTTTGAATGCCTGGAGTAGTCATTATGATACGATTGTCGCTAGCGTGACTGTACCATTTGAACAAGAGGGAGAAATCATTGAATTATCTGCTGGTCAAGCATTCAATAAAATGATGGGTGATCCTGATCCAGAAGTCCGCAAACAATTATTTACAGCTTGGGAAACTGCTTGGCAAGAAAAAGCACCTTTATTTACAGACACTTTGAATCATTTAGATGGGTTCCGTCTATCCACCTATAAACTACACGGTACAACAGATTTCTTACAAAAGCCTTTAGAATATAATCGCTTGAAAAAAGAAACATTAGATGTAATGTGGGAGACGATCCAAAAAAATAAACAACCCCTTGTCGATTACTTAACAAGAAAAGCCAATCTTTTCGGTAAAGAAAAAATGGAATGGCAAGACCAAGATGCACCGATCATTCTAGGTGATATGAAAGAAAAAACCTTTACCTTTGATGAAGCGGCAGCATTTATCATTGAGAATTTCAATAAATTCAGTCCTAAAATGGCTGAATTTGCTCAAGACGCTTTTAACAAAAGTTGGATTGAAGCAGAGGATCGTCCTGGCAAACGACCTGGTGGTTACTGCACCGAATTGCCTGAAACACAAGAATCTAGAATCTTCATGACTTATAGTAATTCAGTCAACGAAGTCGCTACTTTAGCCCATGAGTTAGGTCACGCTTTCCATAGTAGTACGATGTGGGATCTTCCAGCGTTGAATCGTGAATACGCGATGAATGTTGCTGAAACAGCAAGTACCTTTGCAGAATTGATCGTAGCTGATGCAACACTTAAAGCGGCATCAACAAAAGAAGAAAAAATCAATTTGTTGGATACGAAACTACAAAATGCTCTGGCTATGTTCATGAATATCCATTCTCGTTTTATCTTTGAAAATCAATTCTATACTGCTCGACAAAAAGGACTAGTCGCAGAACAAGAGATCACTGATATGATGATCGAAGCGCAAAAAGAAGGATATGCAAATGCATTATCTACTTATCATCCTTATTTCTGGGCAGCAAAACTACATTTCTTTATTGATGATGTACCGTTTTATAATTTCCCTTATACCTTTGGTTACCTGTTCAGTTTAGGTATTTACGCCTATGCTAACGAGCAAGGTTCAAGTTTTGAACAAGAGTATATCGACTTACTACGCGATACTGCTTCGATGACAACGGAAGAATTGGCTCAAAAACACTTAGGTGTAGACTTAACGAAACCAGATTTTTGGCAAGCAGGTATCAACATGGTCTTAGAAGATATCCAAAACTTCATGGAATTGACGGAAGAATTTATTTGA
- a CDS encoding L,D-transpeptidase family protein: MTRSSHRKKSMRIGLLSVLGVILVLIGFYTYRSTYYTNRFLPKTEVNSINVSNLTIDQANDKLKEAYSNKMISIKENGTVWKEIAKSDLGYKKDFSTDLASILKNQNAWTWGMNYVAAAEKQEIDPLSAEREQLDQTIETLSTELTELNKERTPTADATIEKSGDSFKIKPEVKGNTVDVEAVTKELTTVVNDGKDTIDLTEFQKEPTVTSTDKKLTEQLTTMNNIAKVKGTYSINGETVTIPSSLIVEWLTYEDGKPALDSEKVRQYVSELGEKYNTSTNDTKFKSTKRGEVTVPAGTFSWTIQTDSEVTALTEAILAGQDFKRSPIVQGSTTADHPLIEDTYIEVDLENQHMWFYKDGKVALETDIVSGKPSTPTPPGVFYVWNKEENAVLRGTNDDGTPYESPVNYWMPVDWTGIGIHDSDWQPEYGGDLWRTRGSHGCVNTPPGVMKELFGMVEKGTPVLIF; this comes from the coding sequence ATGACAAGATCTTCTCATCGAAAAAAATCAATGCGTATTGGTTTGCTTTCTGTTCTCGGTGTGATTCTAGTATTAATCGGCTTTTACACCTACCGTAGTACATATTACACGAATCGTTTTCTTCCTAAAACGGAAGTCAATTCGATCAATGTAAGTAACCTGACTATCGACCAAGCAAATGACAAGCTAAAAGAAGCTTATTCCAATAAGATGATTTCAATCAAAGAAAACGGAACGGTTTGGAAAGAGATTGCAAAGTCCGATCTTGGTTATAAAAAGGATTTTTCAACTGATCTAGCTTCCATCTTGAAAAACCAAAATGCTTGGACTTGGGGAATGAACTATGTAGCTGCGGCCGAAAAACAAGAAATCGATCCACTAAGTGCGGAACGGGAACAACTGGATCAAACGATCGAGACATTGTCTACGGAATTGACTGAATTGAATAAAGAACGTACGCCTACTGCCGATGCAACGATTGAAAAGTCTGGTGACTCATTTAAAATCAAGCCTGAAGTGAAAGGGAACACGGTCGATGTCGAAGCCGTTACGAAGGAATTGACAACTGTTGTCAATGATGGAAAAGATACAATTGATCTGACTGAGTTCCAAAAAGAACCAACGGTCACATCTACAGATAAAAAGTTGACTGAGCAGTTAACGACAATGAATAATATCGCTAAAGTAAAAGGAACTTACAGTATCAATGGTGAAACAGTTACGATCCCTTCTTCACTCATCGTTGAATGGCTCACCTATGAAGATGGAAAACCTGCGCTTGATTCAGAAAAAGTTCGTCAATATGTTAGTGAACTTGGCGAAAAATACAATACAAGTACGAATGATACTAAATTCAAAAGTACCAAACGTGGCGAAGTAACTGTTCCTGCTGGCACGTTCAGTTGGACGATCCAAACAGATAGCGAAGTAACAGCATTAACAGAAGCGATTTTAGCAGGACAAGATTTCAAACGTTCACCAATTGTTCAAGGTAGTACAACTGCCGACCACCCATTGATTGAGGATACGTATATCGAAGTCGATTTAGAGAATCAACATATGTGGTTCTACAAAGATGGGAAAGTAGCACTTGAAACAGATATCGTTTCAGGAAAACCTTCTACCCCTACTCCTCCTGGTGTCTTTTATGTCTGGAATAAAGAAGAAAATGCAGTATTAAGAGGAACGAACGATGATGGTACACCATATGAAAGTCCAGTGAACTATTGGATGCCAGTCGATTGGACAGGTATCGGTATCCACGATTCGGATTGGCAACCAGAATATGGCGGCGACTTATGGCGAACTCGCGGTTCTCATGGTTGTGTCAATACGCCACCAGGTGTCATGAAAGAATTATTTGGAATGGTTGAAAAAGGTACGCCTGTTTTGATTTTTTAA
- a CDS encoding VanZ family protein, producing MEFLKKQRKNGNFYLVFALMIMAILFYSSSQTYGQQSQLSRIDAWFPNQPFKEALSGIQFTYGESVISIDHSGYSKFIEFFLRKGAHFGTYFLLGGSLYLGVFPKMKIWWLTGVLAWLSATGYAGLDEFHQMLTGDRSPMFQDVMLDSMGALTAVVICILFTFIKKKK from the coding sequence ATGGAGTTTTTAAAAAAACAAAGAAAAAATGGAAATTTTTATTTAGTGTTTGCATTAATGATCATGGCTATTTTATTTTATAGCTCCTCGCAAACCTATGGACAACAATCGCAACTTTCAAGAATTGATGCGTGGTTCCCAAACCAACCCTTTAAAGAAGCATTATCAGGTATCCAGTTTACTTATGGAGAAAGTGTTATCAGTATCGACCATTCTGGATACAGCAAATTCATTGAATTCTTTTTAAGAAAAGGCGCCCATTTTGGTACCTATTTTCTATTAGGAGGTAGTCTGTATCTAGGTGTATTCCCGAAAATGAAAATCTGGTGGTTAACGGGGGTTCTTGCTTGGTTATCTGCGACAGGATACGCCGGTCTAGATGAGTTCCATCAAATGTTGACAGGCGATCGTTCACCAATGTTCCAAGATGTCATGCTTGATTCGATGGGGGCATTGACTGCAGTTGTTATATGTATTTTATTTACTTTTATAAAGAAGAAAAAGTAA
- the pth gene encoding aminoacyl-tRNA hydrolase has protein sequence MKMIVGLGNPGTKYEHTKHNVGFMVVDRLAEKHQATFKKNTFEAEVAEFFHKGEKILLVKPQTFMNESGRAVGPLMTYFGIYPEELVVVYDDLDLAIGKIRLRQKGSAGGHNGIKSIISHLDSTIFDRIKVGIGRPEGKKTVVQHVLSPFSKETQPLIEQSIDQSVAAVEFLLDGHSFIDTMNQFN, from the coding sequence ATGAAAATGATCGTAGGGCTTGGAAACCCAGGAACGAAATATGAACATACAAAGCATAACGTTGGATTTATGGTGGTGGATCGTTTGGCTGAAAAACACCAAGCGACCTTTAAGAAAAACACATTTGAAGCAGAAGTAGCTGAATTTTTCCACAAAGGTGAGAAAATTTTATTAGTCAAACCCCAAACATTTATGAATGAATCTGGCCGAGCGGTTGGTCCATTGATGACTTACTTTGGGATTTATCCAGAAGAGTTGGTGGTTGTTTATGATGACCTAGATTTAGCAATCGGTAAAATCCGTTTACGACAAAAAGGAAGTGCAGGCGGACATAATGGGATCAAGAGTATTATCTCTCATTTGGATAGTACGATCTTTGATCGAATAAAAGTTGGTATTGGTCGACCAGAAGGTAAAAAAACAGTCGTCCAACATGTTCTCAGTCCCTTTAGTAAAGAGACGCAACCCTTGATCGAACAAAGCATCGATCAATCAGTCGCTGCTGTTGAATTTCTATTGGATGGCCATTCTTTTATAGATACAATGAATCAATTTAATTAA
- a CDS encoding thiamine diphosphokinase: MEVLLVAGGSPENWPDLSQQSFDQYVGIDRGALYLLEKGYSLDLAIGDFDSLSSSEYQRVSDKAVEVHQAPAEKDDTDTQLGLAKTFEHFPEASVTLIGATGGRLDHLLANLWLALEPRFQPFIRQIQIQDKQNVITYYLPGAYEIKKIPEMKYLAYCCLTPVSQLTLSDSKYQLSNEEVSRPTSYASNEFVTDKASFSFSEGIISVIQSKD, translated from the coding sequence ATGGAAGTATTACTTGTTGCAGGCGGATCACCAGAAAATTGGCCAGACTTGTCACAGCAATCATTTGATCAATACGTGGGCATTGACCGTGGGGCACTCTATTTACTTGAAAAAGGCTATTCATTAGATCTAGCAATCGGTGATTTTGATTCATTGTCTTCCTCGGAATATCAACGAGTATCCGATAAAGCTGTCGAAGTACACCAAGCGCCAGCAGAGAAAGACGATACGGACACTCAGCTAGGTTTAGCAAAGACATTCGAACACTTTCCAGAAGCAAGCGTGACACTGATCGGTGCAACTGGTGGAAGATTAGATCATTTATTAGCTAATCTATGGTTAGCATTAGAACCACGGTTTCAACCCTTTATACGACAGATCCAAATACAAGACAAACAAAACGTAATCACTTACTATCTACCAGGAGCTTACGAGATAAAAAAAATTCCTGAAATGAAGTATTTGGCTTACTGTTGTTTGACACCTGTTAGTCAATTGACACTATCTGACAGCAAATATCAACTATCAAACGAGGAAGTATCTCGTCCAACTTCTTATGCAAGCAATGAATTTGTCACTGACAAAGCATCCTTCAGCTTCTCTGAAGGAATCATTTCAGTCATCCAAAGTAAAGATTGA
- the rpe gene encoding ribulose-phosphate 3-epimerase, which yields MKIAPSILSADFANLQADIERVEKGGADYIHVDVMDGQFVPNITFGSNVVQAIRPVTKLPLDVHLMIINPENYIADFAKAGSDIITVHVESTPHIHRAIQMIKDLDVKAGVVINPGTPIEMIKHVLPLVDQVLVMTVNPGFGGQSFITETVDKIAELAELRKVNDWTYQIEVDGGIVPETAKICREAGADVFVAGSYVYSAEDPAAQIDQLKKALG from the coding sequence ATGAAAATAGCACCATCGATTTTAAGCGCAGATTTCGCCAATCTCCAAGCAGACATTGAACGAGTAGAAAAAGGTGGAGCAGACTATATCCATGTGGACGTAATGGACGGCCAATTCGTTCCTAACATTACATTCGGATCGAATGTAGTGCAAGCAATCCGTCCGGTCACAAAACTACCTTTAGACGTTCATTTGATGATCATCAATCCTGAAAATTATATTGCTGATTTTGCAAAAGCAGGTTCAGATATCATTACGGTCCATGTGGAATCGACACCACATATCCATCGTGCGATCCAGATGATCAAAGATTTAGATGTCAAAGCAGGGGTCGTTATCAATCCTGGTACACCGATCGAAATGATCAAGCATGTTTTGCCTTTAGTTGATCAAGTGTTAGTGATGACAGTCAATCCAGGATTTGGCGGACAAAGCTTTATTACAGAAACAGTGGATAAAATCGCAGAGTTAGCGGAATTACGCAAGGTGAACGATTGGACCTATCAAATCGAAGTGGATGGTGGAATCGTTCCAGAAACTGCAAAAATTTGTCGTGAAGCAGGTGCAGACGTATTTGTTGCAGGCTCCTATGTCTATAGTGCAGAAGATCCAGCAGCTCAAATCGATCAATTGAAAAAGGCATTAGGCTAA
- a CDS encoding NlpC/P60 family protein, with the protein MKKSLISAVMVSSMALTAVASPIAAAAEDFDSQIQQQDQKIAELQNQQASAQSQIEALEGQVADINTKAETLLANQATLRQESSQLTQEIADLQERIEKREATIQEQARETQVKGTSSNYIDAVLNAESFSDAIGRVQAMSSIVRANQDLVKQQKEDKQAVEDKKAENEAKLQELAENQAALESQKGDLLSKQADLNVLKTTLAAEQATAEDKKEDLNRQKAEAEAEQARIREQARLAEQARQQAAQEQAEREAREQAAVAAAAAQEQEQASSSSVQESTEVSESATSESSSSAESSTEQSSVPESSTSTEDSTTESSVPESSTEESTTTPSVPETTTPSTPEPSTPAPSTPEPSTPAPSTPAPSTPEPSTPAPSIPAPTAPSTNGAAIVAEAMKYIGTPYVWGGKDPSGFDCSGFTRYVYLQVTGRDIGGWTVPQESAGARISVSQAKAGDLLFWGAAGGTYHVAISLGGGQYIHAPQPGESVKIGSVQWYAPDFAVSM; encoded by the coding sequence GTGAAAAAGAGTTTAATATCAGCAGTAATGGTAAGTTCAATGGCCTTGACTGCCGTAGCATCACCGATCGCAGCCGCGGCGGAAGATTTTGATTCTCAAATACAACAACAAGATCAAAAAATTGCGGAATTACAAAACCAACAAGCAAGTGCCCAATCTCAAATCGAGGCATTAGAAGGTCAAGTCGCTGACATCAATACAAAAGCTGAAACTTTATTAGCTAATCAAGCAACATTACGTCAAGAGTCTTCTCAATTGACACAAGAAATTGCTGATCTACAAGAACGTATCGAAAAACGTGAAGCAACGATCCAAGAGCAAGCACGTGAAACACAAGTTAAAGGTACAAGCTCTAACTACATCGATGCAGTATTGAATGCTGAGTCATTCTCAGATGCTATCGGACGCGTTCAAGCAATGTCATCAATTGTACGTGCGAACCAAGACTTAGTGAAACAACAAAAAGAAGACAAACAGGCAGTTGAAGATAAAAAAGCTGAAAATGAAGCGAAGCTACAAGAGTTAGCAGAAAACCAAGCGGCTTTAGAATCACAAAAAGGCGACTTACTATCAAAACAAGCTGATTTAAATGTCCTAAAAACTACTTTAGCGGCTGAACAAGCAACAGCAGAAGATAAAAAAGAAGACTTGAACCGCCAAAAAGCAGAAGCTGAAGCAGAGCAAGCACGTATTCGTGAACAAGCTCGTTTAGCAGAGCAAGCGCGTCAACAAGCAGCACAAGAACAAGCTGAAAGAGAAGCACGTGAACAAGCAGCAGTTGCCGCTGCAGCAGCACAAGAGCAAGAACAAGCTTCTTCTTCATCAGTACAAGAATCAACAGAAGTTTCTGAATCAGCTACTTCAGAATCATCATCAAGTGCTGAATCTTCAACAGAACAATCTTCAGTTCCTGAATCATCTACATCAACAGAAGATTCAACAACTGAAAGCAGTGTACCAGAATCTTCAACAGAAGAATCTACTACTACACCATCTGTTCCAGAAACAACAACACCATCAACGCCGGAGCCATCAACACCAGCTCCATCAACGCCGGAGCCATCAACGCCAGCTCCATCAACACCAGCTCCATCAACGCCGGAGCCATCAACACCGGCACCCTCAATTCCAGCGCCAACGGCTCCATCTACTAATGGAGCAGCGATTGTAGCTGAAGCGATGAAATACATTGGGACTCCTTATGTATGGGGTGGAAAAGATCCAAGTGGATTTGATTGTTCTGGATTTACACGCTATGTGTACCTACAAGTAACTGGTCGTGACATCGGTGGTTGGACTGTACCTCAAGAATCAGCAGGAGCTAGAATCTCAGTTTCTCAAGCAAAAGCTGGAGACTTATTATTCTGGGGAGCAGCTGGTGGCACTTACCACGTAGCAATTTCTTTAGGTGGCGGACAATACATCCACGCACCACAACCGGGCGAAAGTGTTAAAATTGGCTCAGTTCAATGGTATGCACCTGACTTTGCTGTAAGTATGTAA